The Polluticoccus soli sequence AGCAATGAACTGCTGTTCGCCTCCGAATGCGATGCTTAGATCTTGCACCGATAAAACCGGGTGTTCGTGCATCAGAATTTCAGGTGTTTAACTGTCAGTCCATCGTTGATCAATTGTTTCAAAGAATCTATGCCAATGCGAACATGCATCTCAACATATTTGTTGGTCACAGCGGTATCGCCCTCTGCTGTTTTTACACCTTCAGGTACCATCGGCTGATCTGAAACCAGTAGCAGAGCTCCGGTAGGTATCTTATTATAAAATCCGACAGAAAATATCGTAGCGGTTTCCATATCGATTGCCATGGCTCGTATACGGCGCAGGTAATCTTTAAATCCATCGTCATGCTCCCAAACCCGTCTGTTCGTCGTGTAAACCGTGCCTGTCCAGTAGTCTCGTGCGTAATCCCTGATGGTAGTTGAAATAGCTTTTTGCAGTGCGAAAGACGGTAATGCTGGCACCTCGGGTGGAAAATAGTCGCCGCTGGTACCGTCGCCCCTGATGGCTGCGATGGGCAATATCAGGTCTCCTACTTTATTCTTCTTTTTTAAACCCCCACATTTTCCAAGGAACAACACAGCCTTTGGATTAATAGCCGACAATAGATCCATAGTAGTGGCAGCGCTGGCACTACCCATTCCAAAATTGATCAGCGTGATCCCATTTGCCGTCGCACACTGCATAGGTTTGTCCAGCCCAATAATGGGAACTTGGTGCATGTCTGCAAACAACTTTACATAATTGCTAAAATTGCAAAGCAGGATGTAGCCGCCAAACAAATCCAGATCCTGTCCTGTATACCTTGGCAGCCAGTTTTGTACAATTTCCTGTTTGGTTTTCATATCTCTATTAAAATTAGTTCAAAAAACATACCGCAACAGCTGTTGTCTGTTATTAACCCGGAGTTTTTACTTTTACCCCTGATGATCAGCCTCAATTTTTCAGAAATTAATCTAAAATTCAAACAGGAGAAGGGAAAGACATTTGTATTTGACCCTGTTAGAAAAAGATGGCTGGTACTGACACCCGAAGAACATGTCAGGCAATACATGCTCGGATATCTGAAAGAAATAATGAACTATCCTTTAAGCCTCATTGCTGTAGAAAAACGTATACTGGTAGGCACCATGATGAAGCGTTATGACATTGTAGTACACGACAGGAACCACCAACCCTGGATGCTGATAGAGTGTAAGGCCCCTGAAGTGCCTATATCAGAAAAGGCACTTAACCAGTTGTTGCAGTACCATAGCACTATTCCATGTTCTTATTGGGTATTGACCAATGGGCACCAAACATTTTGCGCTGATGCCTGTGACGTATACGCCATTAAATGGCTGGACCAGTTACCTGTTTATAAGGGCTGAGTACTTGCGGTTGTAGAACGTCTCAAGAGCACGCTGTACCACATTATCGCTCTTTGTTTGCACGGAGTAGTAACCATTGTTTTGAAACAGAATACGTGCAAGCTGTGCCTTTAAATGTTGCCGGAAGTACTGAGCGCTGGCAGCGTTTGTTAAGATAGCCTGGGTGGATCTGCGCATTTGCTGATTTAAGCCAGCTACGTATCGTTCTACCAACACGGCTGCATCAAACCCTGCTTGGTACTGAGCGATCGTTTTATAATTCATTAGCTCGCTACGGTGGTGCATAAAATAATCCCACACGAAATTCCTGACATTATCGCTGAAAGTAACATTGAATACGCCCGATGAAAGTCGCGCGGTATCATAAGGCACATATATATCAGGTTTGATACCTCCACCGCCATATACAGGGCGTTTTGACGAAGTGTAGTAAATTGAAGTATCGCCCTCGTTAGTGGTATCCGTTCCCGTGAGTTCGCCCGTTTCGAAACGGTGGGCGAAATCCGCTGCATATGCCTCTTTCCCTTTTGCAAACGAACGCTGAATGCTTCGACCCGAAGGAGTATAATATTTAGCAACGGTCAGCCTCAGGCCAGAACCATCGTCCATATCGTACTGCTCCTGCACTAAGCCTTTTCCGTATGTACGGCGGCCTACAATTACTCCTCTGTCCCAATCCTGCACGGCACCAGCCAGGATCTCGCTGGCAGAGGCTGAACTCTCATCAACCAGTATCGCCAGCTTACCTTTTTCAAATATGCCTTGCCTGTTGGCCTTATAATCTCTTCGGGGAGAGCTTTTGCCTAAGGTATAAACCAACAGTTTTTCATCATCGATAAAATCGTCGGCAATATTGGTTGCGGCATCAAGATATCCTCCTGGGTTTTGACGTACGTCCAAGATCAGCTGCTTCATACCGTGAGCCTTCAGGCCTTTCATGGCTTTTTCAAACTCTTCATAGGTTGTTGCTGCAAACCTGTTGATCTTGATAAAGCCAGTTATGCTGTCGAGCATGATACTGGCGTCTACACTGTAAAGCGGAACAATGTCGCGCTTGATTGCTACTTGCTTGAACTCACCGGAGGAAGGCTCTTTTAGTGTCACTAACACCCTGCTGTATTGTTTACCTTTCAGCATTCCGATAATGCGTTCGGAAGTAATTCCGGTACCAGCTACAACACTATCTCCTACTTTAATAAGCTGATCACCAAGACCAACACCAGCACGCTCAGCAGGGCCCTGAGGAATTACCGAGGTTACCTGTATCGTGTCGCGAATAATTGAGAATTCGACACCTATGCCGAAGAAGCCACCTTCCAGATCTTCGTTAACTTCATCGTACTCAGAGGCTGTTATATAAACTGTATGCGGATCAAGATGACTCAAAATGCCCCTAATCGCGTCTTCGTAGAGCAGGTTGGTATTTACCGTATCGACATATTTTTCGCTGATCAGGTCGATGAGTTGCTCAAGTCGATCGTTGCGTTCAATAACTGTTTGTATATCGCGCTTCTTCCGTAATGTATCGCGCAGGTTAAAACCCAATACCATGCCGGCAATAAGGATCACAGCGAACAGCAATGGCATCCAGACTTTTAACCTACTCGACCGTTTTATGTCCATTTTTCAAAAAAGTAGCGCAAAGTTAGCAGCATTTTACTGATTAAATTATAATCCATAAATATTAAGCCATAAGGAAATAGAGGCTTGCGAACATTAACGATTAGGATTAGGAAATTGTTTTCAGGAACTGCAAATTTGTATATCAATACTTGCCCATGCCATCATTACTCCTTGCCGAAAGCGGTTCAACAAAAACCGACTGGTGTTTTATACAACGCGGGAAAAAACCTGTGCACTTCAAAACTTCAGGCATCAACCCATATTTGCAGACACACGAAGAGATCACGTCAGTATTGGAGCAAGAACTTGGCTGGAATTCTAAAACTCAACTGGACGGTATAGCTTTCTATGGCGCAGGCGCAGGCCAGGAAACTAAGAAGGAAGAACTCACCTTTATACTCAGGCAATATTTCGGCATTAAGAAAATAGACGTTCAGTGCGATATGATGGCTGCCGCGCGGGCTATGTGTGGCGAAAAAAAAGGAATAGTATCTATCCTGGGCACCGGCAGCAACTCTTGCTATTATGACGGAAAGAAGATAAAAAGCCGACAGGTATCGCTTGGGTACATAGCCGGCGACGAAGGCAGTGGCAATGCACTCGGTAAAAAAGTACTTCAGTACTATGCTTACAATACGTTCGATGCTGAACTGAGAGCAGCTTTCGAGCATTTGTTTGGTGATGATATAGCCGTAATAGTCAACAAGTTGTACAAGGAACCGTTTCCAAACCGCTACCTGGCTACCTTTGTAACGTTGCTAAAACAAAACCGTGGGCATTTTATGGTGGAGAATATTATAGAAGATTGTCTCGGTGATTTCTTTTACCAGCACATCCAGAAATACCGCGAGAGCTGGAAGTTACCTTTGTATTTCACCGGTTCTGTATCCTTCGAGTTCAAAGATGTGATCTCAGCACTTTGTGATCAATACGAATTTGAACTTGGCAGCATCGAAAAGGCCCCACTCGAAGGTCTTATCGCATACCACAAGCAGCAACTCTAGAAAGTACCTTTTTTTAAAAAAAATAACGACAATAAAAAAGCCCCGCAAAATGCGGGGCCTTTTTTCATTATCGGAAGATATTAATCTCTCCTCAGGTTAGGGAATGGAGGTGCTACGTTAGCAGGACCTTCTTCACCTTGCATTGCAGAACGATACATTACAGAGTTTGCATCGCCAGCCTGACCGTATTGGAAGATAAAGCGGTTACGATCGATACCGTGTTTTTCGCTCATGTACTCGATGATGCGGTTAACGCGATCCCAAGAACGCTGTTGCTGAACTTTGCTTGCGTTACCAGAACCTGTAATAACTACTTTACAAGTTGGGTTAGCTTGCATTTGAGCAGCCAGGGTAGC is a genomic window containing:
- a CDS encoding AMP nucleosidase produces the protein MKTKQEIVQNWLPRYTGQDLDLFGGYILLCNFSNYVKLFADMHQVPIIGLDKPMQCATANGITLINFGMGSASAATTMDLLSAINPKAVLFLGKCGGLKKKNKVGDLILPIAAIRGDGTSGDYFPPEVPALPSFALQKAISTTIRDYARDYWTGTVYTTNRRVWEHDDGFKDYLRRIRAMAIDMETATIFSVGFYNKIPTGALLLVSDQPMVPEGVKTAEGDTAVTNKYVEMHVRIGIDSLKQLINDGLTVKHLKF
- a CDS encoding type I restriction enzyme HsdR N-terminal domain-containing protein, producing MISLNFSEINLKFKQEKGKTFVFDPVRKRWLVLTPEEHVRQYMLGYLKEIMNYPLSLIAVEKRILVGTMMKRYDIVVHDRNHQPWMLIECKAPEVPISEKALNQLLQYHSTIPCSYWVLTNGHQTFCADACDVYAIKWLDQLPVYKG
- a CDS encoding S41 family peptidase; the encoded protein is MPLLFAVILIAGMVLGFNLRDTLRKKRDIQTVIERNDRLEQLIDLISEKYVDTVNTNLLYEDAIRGILSHLDPHTVYITASEYDEVNEDLEGGFFGIGVEFSIIRDTIQVTSVIPQGPAERAGVGLGDQLIKVGDSVVAGTGITSERIIGMLKGKQYSRVLVTLKEPSSGEFKQVAIKRDIVPLYSVDASIMLDSITGFIKINRFAATTYEEFEKAMKGLKAHGMKQLILDVRQNPGGYLDAATNIADDFIDDEKLLVYTLGKSSPRRDYKANRQGIFEKGKLAILVDESSASASEILAGAVQDWDRGVIVGRRTYGKGLVQEQYDMDDGSGLRLTVAKYYTPSGRSIQRSFAKGKEAYAADFAHRFETGELTGTDTTNEGDTSIYYTSSKRPVYGGGGIKPDIYVPYDTARLSSGVFNVTFSDNVRNFVWDYFMHHRSELMNYKTIAQYQAGFDAAVLVERYVAGLNQQMRRSTQAILTNAASAQYFRQHLKAQLARILFQNNGYYSVQTKSDNVVQRALETFYNRKYSALINR
- a CDS encoding N-acetylglucosamine kinase translates to MPSLLLAESGSTKTDWCFIQRGKKPVHFKTSGINPYLQTHEEITSVLEQELGWNSKTQLDGIAFYGAGAGQETKKEELTFILRQYFGIKKIDVQCDMMAAARAMCGEKKGIVSILGTGSNSCYYDGKKIKSRQVSLGYIAGDEGSGNALGKKVLQYYAYNTFDAELRAAFEHLFGDDIAVIVNKLYKEPFPNRYLATFVTLLKQNRGHFMVENIIEDCLGDFFYQHIQKYRESWKLPLYFTGSVSFEFKDVISALCDQYEFELGSIEKAPLEGLIAYHKQQL